A genomic window from Daphnia magna isolate NIES linkage group LG9, ASM2063170v1.1, whole genome shotgun sequence includes:
- the LOC116930168 gene encoding uncharacterized protein LOC116930168, translating into MKTSLAILVLGALVAAVMADEYAPPAYPKKYDGYFQYANVPSEKEYEFGYNRGNAGHYTSRYEQSKDHRFRTKVKWADTYDGYGEHYWEYNHGNGYAPAYSEPAPVYESAPAKY; encoded by the exons ATGAAGACCTCTCTCGCG ATTCTAGTTTTGGGTGCTCTTGTCGCCGCTGTGATGGCCGATGAGTACGCACCACCTGCTTACCCAAAGAAATACGATGGCTACTTCCAGTATGCCAATGTACCCAGTGAAAAAGAATACGAATTCGGCTACAACCGTGGAAATGCGGGTCACTACACCTCCCGCTATGAACAGTCCAAGGACCACCGTTTCCGCACAAAG GTCAAGTGGGCTGATACCTATGATGGCTACGGTGAGCACTACTGGGAGTACAATCATGGCAACGGTTACGCACCCGCTTACTCCGAGCCTGCTCCCGTTTACGAGTCTGCCCCTGCCAAATACTAG
- the LOC116930150 gene encoding katanin p60 ATPase-containing subunit A-like 1 produces the protein MALFNSFFQDFFCDPFFRTSTTSTDNVRQVAHLMDSMVLGSKAASFSFPHMAALHSSAEPRLFKKPQPQILRQGSSEDKNNSRLSEDEVWRNSLRRTSNPKSVYSLPSIYSSSPEPSKSPISSKPFNQMGINNQGKNNIRKKALNNQTVQKNGKRAGKMTKVDQRPNEELVNQITLELGCERCLVEMIERDVLQRKPNVQWTSIAGLKDAKSLLQEVVVLPNIVPDFFKGIRRPWKGVLLVGPPGTGKTLLAKAVATECKSTFFNVTSSTLTSKYRGESEKLVRILFHMARKLAPSIIFIDEVDALVAKRNAAHDHEASRRFQSELLIQMDGLIQEEENNEHNILVLAASNHPWYVDEAFRRRFEKRIYIPLPDGAAREEMLKLHLTGMKLDSRLNLSKIAKKLDGYSGADILSVCRDAAMMSLRRKIAGKSTEQIRQLTKTDLDEPITSQDFFDAVKRCKTSVSNTDMAAYDNWMKEFGSF, from the exons GTTCTGGGATCTAAGGCGGCCTCCTTCTCGTTTCCTCACATGGCTGCCTTGCATTCATCCGCCGAACCCAGGCTGTTTAAGAAACCTCAACCTCAGATCCTACGACAAG GCAGCAGTGAAGACAAAAACAATTCACGTTTATCGGAAGACGAAGTTTGGCGTAATTCTCTTCGTCGTACAAGTAATCCGAAATCCGTCTACAGCCTTCCATCCATTTACAGCAGCAGTCCCGAGCCTTCAAAATCACCAATTAGTTCAAAACCCTTCAATCAAATGGGTATAAACAATCAAGGAAAGAATAATATCAGGAAGAAAGCTTTAAACAACCAGACGGTACAGAAAAATGGCAAACGTGCTGGCAAAATGACCAAAGTTGATCAACGTCCCAATGAAGAATTGGTTAATCAAATCACATTGGAACTCGGTTGTGAACGATGTCTAGTTGAAATGATTGAAAGGGACGTCCTTCAACGTAAACCCAACGTGCAATGGACATCGATTGCCGGATTGAAAGATGCCAAATCTCTACTCCAGGAGGTAGTTGTACTACCGAATATTGTTCCGGATTTTTTCAAAGGAATCCGGCGCCCGTGGAAGGGCGTCTTACTCGTTGGCCCACCTGGAACAGGCAAAACTCTGCTCGCAAAAGCAGTTGCCACAGAATGCAAATCTACTTTTTTCAATGTAACCTCATCTACATTGACTTCCAAGTACAGAGGAGAGTCCGAAAAGTTGGTCAG AATCCTGTTTCACATGGCAAGAAAACTAGCACCTAGTATCATCTTTATCGACGAAGTAGATGCTCTGGTTGCAAAAAGGAATGCAGCTCACGATCACGAAGCTTCGCGACGCTTTCAATCTGAATTACTCATTCAGATGGATGGACTTATCCAAGAAGAGGAGAATAACGAACATAATATTTTAGTATTGGCTGCTTCAAATCATCCATGGTATGTGGATGAAGCGTTTCGGAGGCGTTTCGAAAAACGTATTTACATTCCGCTTCCTGATGGAGCAGCTCGCGAGGAAATGTTGAAGCTTCATTTGACCGGAATGAAATTAGATTCTCGTCTCAATTTGAGTAAAATTGCCAAGAAATTGGATGGCTATTCTGGAGCGGATATTTTATCTGTTTGCCGGGATGCAGCCATGATGAGTCTTCGACGTAAAATTGCAGGAAAATCGACTGAACAAATTCGCCAGTTGACAAAAACTGATTTGGATGAACCAATTACTAGTCAGGACTTTTTTGATGCCGTTAAACGATGTAAGACCAGTGTTTCTAATACCGATATGGCGGCATACGATAACTGGATGAAAGAATTTGGATCTTTTTAA